The Vibrio diazotrophicus DNA window TCAATTCCACAATAACCAATTAGCTCGCCGCTAGAACGCTCAATGACACAAAACTTACCAACCCCCTTTTTCTGGGAATGCGTCCACCAGCTGTTGAAAGCGGATTTCTGCTTGTTCTGCGGTCATTGCACCATTTGGAGAAAAAGCCATAAATTCGGCATCTTGTAGCAGTGGCAACATCAACTCTCGGTCTTGAGGGTGAAATTTTCTCAGCTCTAAACGTTCGGTTTGGATCATCCTTCTTTCCTTAGCGGTTAAGTTTATCCTTTAGATAACTATATGAAATTAAATGTTTTAAGTTTTTTATACGTTAGTGATGGTTGTTTAATAAACAAGTTTTTACTGACCTAATTCACACTTTTATCTTCTTGCTATATCTAAATTGAAAATTGCTCACTAATATATCTTCAAAATATTGAAGATATATTAGTGACTATGCAATACATTAGCCGAGAAGGTTCTGCCGTAATTAATGTTGCCAAGTATTTATTGTCAACACGTGTCGGCGATAGGGTAAAAACCATCGATGCTTTATCCACAGAGTATGGTGTTTCCATTGGATTTATTCAAAAGGCGCTGACCACGATTGAAGAGCACGAAGCTGTGCATCTTCGTCGCCAAGGGCGTAATGGAACGGTCATCGAGTCACTTAATGAGTCGAAGCTTGTTCAGCTCGCAGGTATTGCTCATATGGTGTGTGCAATGCCACTTCCGTATACCAAGCATTACGAAGGGCTTGCGAGTGGCATTAAGGCGCAAATGAATACACTGCCGGTATTTTTTGCTCATATGCGCGGAGCGAATGTTCGTGCTGAGTGCCTAAAGTCTGGAACTTACGATATTGCGATTATGTCTCGCTTAGCGGCAAATGAGTACGCTGAAGGGTTAGTTACGGTATTAGATTTAGGACCACATTCGTATTCAAATCCGCACCGATTAATTTGCCGTCAAGGAGAATATGAACAAATCCGAAGAGTAGGCGTCGATTTTGATTCTCCTGACCAAAAATTACTCACTGAGCTGGCGTTTGCTGGCAAAGATATTGAGTTAGTAGAGATTCGATATAGTGAAGGTATCAACCTTCTAAAAAACAAAACGATTGATGCAGTCGTGTGGTTACCCGAAGCAACAGATATGGTGCAACTTAAGCTGGAAGAGAAATCCTTAGATCAGTTTGAAGAGTGCCAACAAGCTTCTGAAGCGGTGATACTGGTGAACAACGATAGTCCACATATACGGATATTATTACGGAAGCTGTTAAACATACAGGCGCTTCGCCAGCACCAACAAGCCGTGATAGATGGAGACATTTATCCCAATTATTAGGTCATTAGACCCTAGGTGGTATCCCTATGGAACAGAGATTATTACTGCTAAAACAGAGCAATGTGATCAGCGAACGGAGTTATCAAGCCACGCTTAATGCTTTGCCGTCGCTAGAGGCTCGTTTTGGCGTTGATGAAGACAATCAGCAATACCAG harbors:
- a CDS encoding GNAT family N-acetyltransferase codes for the protein MIQTERLELRKFHPQDRELMLPLLQDAEFMAFSPNGAMTAEQAEIRFQQLVDAFPEKGGW
- the yhfZ gene encoding GntR family transcriptional regulator YhfZ, encoding MQYISREGSAVINVAKYLLSTRVGDRVKTIDALSTEYGVSIGFIQKALTTIEEHEAVHLRRQGRNGTVIESLNESKLVQLAGIAHMVCAMPLPYTKHYEGLASGIKAQMNTLPVFFAHMRGANVRAECLKSGTYDIAIMSRLAANEYAEGLVTVLDLGPHSYSNPHRLICRQGEYEQIRRVGVDFDSPDQKLLTELAFAGKDIELVEIRYSEGINLLKNKTIDAVVWLPEATDMVQLKLEEKSLDQFEECQQASEAVILVNNDSPHIRILLRKLLNIQALRQHQQAVIDGDIYPNY